Proteins from one Ananas comosus cultivar F153 linkage group 5, ASM154086v1, whole genome shotgun sequence genomic window:
- the LOC109710436 gene encoding actin-interacting protein 1-2 isoform X1: MGELSETYACAPATERGRGILISGDAATSTIAYCCGRSVVLRRLDAPLEAEAYGEHAHAATAARFSPNGEWVASADVSGAVRVWGRRGDRALKAEFRVLSGRIDDLQWSPDGLRIVASGDGKGKSFVRAFMWDSGTNVGEFDGHSRRVLSCAFKPTRPFRIVTCGEDFLVNFYEGPPFKFKQSHREHSNFVNCIRFSPDGTKFISVSSDKKGLIYDGKTGAKIGELLTEDGHKGSIYAVSWSPDSKQVLTVSADKTAKVWDITEDGNGKVNRTLIPPGSGGVDDMIVGGLWLNDYLVVVSLGGTFNVYSASVPDKEPVTFSGHIKTVGALACVPLNGQKTILSTSYDGVIIRWIQGIGYAGRLVRKDNTQIKCFTAVEEELITSGFDNKVWRIPLNGDQCGDGEAVDVGSQPKDLSVAVQKPEIVLVATDSGVVMLRGNKVASPINVGYTVSALAIAPDGSEAIVGGQDGKLHIYSVNSDSLTEEAVLEKHRGAITVIHYSPDASMFASADTNREAVVWDRVTREVKLKNMLYHTARINCIAWCPDGRLIATGSLDTSVIVYEIDKPASTRITIKGAHLGGVYGLSFVDENSVVSAGEDACIRVWRLTQQ; encoded by the exons ATGGGGGAGCTCTCGGAGACGTACGCGTGCGCGCCCGCGACGGAGCGGGGGCGCGGGATCCTGATCTCCGGGGACGCGGCGACGAGCACGATCGCGTACTGCTGCGGCCGCTCCGTGGTGCTGCGGCGACTCGACGCGCCGCTCGAGGCGGAGGCGTACGGCGAGCACGCGcacgccgccaccgccgcgcgCTTCTCCCCCAACGGCGAGTGGGTCGCCTCCGCCGACGTCTCCGGCGCCGTGCGCGTCTGGGGCCGCCGCGGCGACCGCGCCCTCAAGGCCGAGTTCCGGGTGCTCTCGGGGCGGATCGACGATCTCCAGTGGTCCCCCGACGGGCTCCGCATCGTCGCCTCCGGGGACGGCAAGGGCAAGTCCTTCGTCCGCGCCTTCAT GTGGGATTCAGGTACAAATGTTGGCGAATTTGATGGCCATTCAAGAAGGGTACTGAGTTGTGCATTTAAACCCACGAGACCATTCCGTATCGTTACTTGTGGAGAAGATTTCTTGGTGAACTTCTATGAAGGACCACCTTTTAAGTTTAAACAATCACATAG GGagcattcaaattttgtaaactGTATACGGTTTTCTCCTGATGGAACCAAGTTCATCAGCGTGAGCTCAGATAAAAAAGGTTTAATATATGATGGAAAGACTGGAGCAAAGATTGGAGAATTGTTGACCGAAGACGGTCACAAAGGAAGCATCTATGCTGTTAGCTGGAGCCCTGACAGTAAACAA GTGTTGACAGTCTCTGCTGATAAAACTGCGAAAGTATGGGATATCACTGAGGATGGCAATGGAAAGGTGAATCGAACATTGATTCCTCCTGGTTCAGGAGGTGTAGATGACATGATTGTCGGTGGCCTATGGCTTAATGATTATCTCGTCGTGGTTTCTCTTGGTGGTACATTTAATGTATACTCGGCAAGCGTTCCAGATAAAGAACCAGTAACATTTTCGGGACACATAAAGACTGTCGGTGCACTGGCCTGTGTTCCACTAAATGGGCAGAAAACCATATTATCTACGAGTTATGATGGAGTTATTATAAGATGGATACAAGGCATTGGATATGCTGGTAGGTTGGTGCGCAAGGATAACACTCAGATCAAATGCTTTACTGCTGTTGAGGAAGAGCTCATCACATCAGGGTTTGATAATAAG GTTTGGAGAATTCCTCTAAATGGAGATCAGTGCGGAGATGGCGAAGCAGTGGATGTCGGGTCTCAGCCAAAAGATCTCAGTGTAGCAGTTCAGAAGCCTGAAATCGTATTAGTTGCAACAGATTCAGGAGTAGTCATGCTTCGTGGTAATAAAGTAGCTTCCCCAATAAACGTTGGGTATACTGTCTCTGCATTGGCTATTGCCCCAGATGGGAGTGAGGCCATCGTTGGTGGTCAGGATGGTAAATTGCACATATATTCTGTTAATAGTGACTCTCTGACAGAAGAAGCGGTCCTTGAAAAGCACCGAGGTGCTATCACTGTTATACATTATTCCCCAGATGCTTCCATGTTTGCTTCAGCTGACACCAATCGAGAGGCTGTTGTGTGGGATCGTGTAACTAGAGAG GTGAAGCTAAAGAACATGTTATACCACACTGCCCGCATAAACTGCATAGCCTGGTGTCCAGACGGTCGATTGATCGCCACTGGCTCGTTGGATACTTCTGTGATCGTGTACGAAATCGACAAGCCCGCGTCCACTCGCATCACGATCAAAGGAGCTCACTTGGGAGGGGTATATGGATTGTCTTTTGTCGACGAGAACAGCGTGGTTAGCGCAGGGGAAGATGCGTGCATTCGTGTGTGGAGATTAACACAGCAGTAA
- the LOC109709910 gene encoding beta-glucosidase 26-like, whose product MKILTFSLLLLFITTISLAVAEQCEADSGALSRASFPEGFVFGTASSAYQVEGMADKGGRGPSIWDQFVKIPGLIPNNATGEVTVDEYQHYKEDVNIMKKMGFDTYRFSISWSRIFPEGAGKVNWVGVEYYDRLINYMLEQGITPYANLYHYDMPLALENEYMGWLSPRVVEAFADYADFCFKMYGDRVKNWFTFNEPRVVAALGYDNGFHAPGRCTGCPLGGDSATEPYIVAHHLLLSHAAAVKRYREKYQTCQKGKIGILLDFVWYEGLTNSTADQDAARRARDFHVGWFIHPITYGQYPESMRKIVKERLPNFTCEEVEMVKGSADYIGINQYTTYYVKNFLNTSYLSYSNDWHVEFLYQRNGVPVGQRAHSDWLYIVPWGLYKAVTYIKENYGSPIMLLSENGMDQPGNVTLPGALNDAQRINYYKSYITELKKAIDDGADVRGYFAWSLLDNFEWRLGYTSRFGIVYVDFKTLKRYPKNSAYWFKNMIQRKN is encoded by the exons atgAAGATTCTTACATTCTCTTTGTTGCTACTATTTATTACCACTATTTCTTTGGCCGTTGCCGAGCAATGCGAGGCCGATTCCGGCGCGCTGAGCCGCGCTAGCTTCCCCGAGGGGTTCGTCTTCGGCACGGCATCCTCGGCGTACCAGGTCGAGGGCATGGCCGATAAGGGCGGTCGAGGGCCCAGTATCTGGGACCAGTTCGTGAAAATACCAG GTCTTATTCCGAATAATGCTACGGGTGAAGTGACTGTTGATGAGTATCAGCATTACAag GAAGATGTGAACATAATGAAGAAGATGGGATTTGATACTTATCGTTTTTCCATTTCTTGGTCTCGTATTTTTCCAG AGGGTGCTGGAAAGGTTAATTGGGTAGGTGTTGAGTACTATGATAGGCTCATAAACTACATGCTTGAGCAAg ggatTACTCCTTATGCGAATCTCTATCACTATGATATGCCCTTGGCTCTTGAGAATGAGTATATGGGTTGGCTAAGCCCTAGAGTTGT CGAGGCATTCGCGGACTACGCCGACTTCTGCTTCAAGATGTACGGCGACAGAGTGAAGAACTGGTTCACATTTAACGAACCGAGAGTGGTGGCGGCTCTCGGCTACGACAACGGATTCCACGCTCCCGGGCGGTGCACGGGCTGCCCGCTCGGCGGAGATTCAGCCACTGAGCCTTACATTGTCGCCCATCACCTCCTCTTGTCTCACGCTGCGGCCGTCAAAAGATACCGCGAGAAATACCAG acTTGTCAAAAGGGCAAAATTGGAATTCTCCTGGACTTTGTGTGGTATGAGGGTCTCACAAACTCAACTGCTGATCAAGATGCAGCTAGGAGAGCAAGGGACTTCCATGTTGGCtg gTTCATTCATCCTATTACATACGGGCAATACCCCGAATCAATGAGAAAGATCGTGAAAGAGCGGCTTCCGAATTTCACCTGCGAGGAGGTCGAGATGGTGAAGGGCTCCGCCGACTACATTGGAATCAATCAGTACACGACTTACTACGTCAAAAACTTCCTGAACACGTCGTATCTCAGCTACTCGAACGACTGGCACGTCGAATTCCTCT ATCAACGCAACGGCGTGCCTGTTGGACAGAgg gCGCACTCTGATTGGCTATACATTGTACCATGGGGACTGTATAAGGCCGTGACTTATATTAAGGAGAACTACGGTAGCCCAATCATGTTGTTATCTGAAAATG GAATGGACCAGCCCGGGAATGTGACTCTTCCAGGTGCGCTCAACGACGCTCAGAGAATCAACTACTACAAGAGCTACATAACTGAGCTGAAGAAGGCGATCGACGACGGCGCGGACGTGAGGGGCTACTTTGCGTGGTCGCTGCTCGACAACTTCGAGTGGAGGCTCGGGTACACGTCGAGGTTCGGTATCGTCTACGTCGACTTCAAGACGCTCAAGCGGTACCCGAAGAACTCGGCCTACTGGTTCAAGAACATGATCCaaaggaaaaattaa
- the LOC109710436 gene encoding actin-interacting protein 1-2 isoform X2 has translation MIGIPSSCRCQNRFDVQFFNRWDSGTNVGEFDGHSRRVLSCAFKPTRPFRIVTCGEDFLVNFYEGPPFKFKQSHREHSNFVNCIRFSPDGTKFISVSSDKKGLIYDGKTGAKIGELLTEDGHKGSIYAVSWSPDSKQVLTVSADKTAKVWDITEDGNGKVNRTLIPPGSGGVDDMIVGGLWLNDYLVVVSLGGTFNVYSASVPDKEPVTFSGHIKTVGALACVPLNGQKTILSTSYDGVIIRWIQGIGYAGRLVRKDNTQIKCFTAVEEELITSGFDNKVWRIPLNGDQCGDGEAVDVGSQPKDLSVAVQKPEIVLVATDSGVVMLRGNKVASPINVGYTVSALAIAPDGSEAIVGGQDGKLHIYSVNSDSLTEEAVLEKHRGAITVIHYSPDASMFASADTNREAVVWDRVTREVKLKNMLYHTARINCIAWCPDGRLIATGSLDTSVIVYEIDKPASTRITIKGAHLGGVYGLSFVDENSVVSAGEDACIRVWRLTQQ, from the exons ATGATTGGAATTCCTTCAAGTTGTAGATGCCAAAACAGATTTGATGTGCAGTTCTTCAACAG GTGGGATTCAGGTACAAATGTTGGCGAATTTGATGGCCATTCAAGAAGGGTACTGAGTTGTGCATTTAAACCCACGAGACCATTCCGTATCGTTACTTGTGGAGAAGATTTCTTGGTGAACTTCTATGAAGGACCACCTTTTAAGTTTAAACAATCACATAG GGagcattcaaattttgtaaactGTATACGGTTTTCTCCTGATGGAACCAAGTTCATCAGCGTGAGCTCAGATAAAAAAGGTTTAATATATGATGGAAAGACTGGAGCAAAGATTGGAGAATTGTTGACCGAAGACGGTCACAAAGGAAGCATCTATGCTGTTAGCTGGAGCCCTGACAGTAAACAA GTGTTGACAGTCTCTGCTGATAAAACTGCGAAAGTATGGGATATCACTGAGGATGGCAATGGAAAGGTGAATCGAACATTGATTCCTCCTGGTTCAGGAGGTGTAGATGACATGATTGTCGGTGGCCTATGGCTTAATGATTATCTCGTCGTGGTTTCTCTTGGTGGTACATTTAATGTATACTCGGCAAGCGTTCCAGATAAAGAACCAGTAACATTTTCGGGACACATAAAGACTGTCGGTGCACTGGCCTGTGTTCCACTAAATGGGCAGAAAACCATATTATCTACGAGTTATGATGGAGTTATTATAAGATGGATACAAGGCATTGGATATGCTGGTAGGTTGGTGCGCAAGGATAACACTCAGATCAAATGCTTTACTGCTGTTGAGGAAGAGCTCATCACATCAGGGTTTGATAATAAG GTTTGGAGAATTCCTCTAAATGGAGATCAGTGCGGAGATGGCGAAGCAGTGGATGTCGGGTCTCAGCCAAAAGATCTCAGTGTAGCAGTTCAGAAGCCTGAAATCGTATTAGTTGCAACAGATTCAGGAGTAGTCATGCTTCGTGGTAATAAAGTAGCTTCCCCAATAAACGTTGGGTATACTGTCTCTGCATTGGCTATTGCCCCAGATGGGAGTGAGGCCATCGTTGGTGGTCAGGATGGTAAATTGCACATATATTCTGTTAATAGTGACTCTCTGACAGAAGAAGCGGTCCTTGAAAAGCACCGAGGTGCTATCACTGTTATACATTATTCCCCAGATGCTTCCATGTTTGCTTCAGCTGACACCAATCGAGAGGCTGTTGTGTGGGATCGTGTAACTAGAGAG GTGAAGCTAAAGAACATGTTATACCACACTGCCCGCATAAACTGCATAGCCTGGTGTCCAGACGGTCGATTGATCGCCACTGGCTCGTTGGATACTTCTGTGATCGTGTACGAAATCGACAAGCCCGCGTCCACTCGCATCACGATCAAAGGAGCTCACTTGGGAGGGGTATATGGATTGTCTTTTGTCGACGAGAACAGCGTGGTTAGCGCAGGGGAAGATGCGTGCATTCGTGTGTGGAGATTAACACAGCAGTAA